Proteins from one Methanococcus maripaludis C5 genomic window:
- a CDS encoding aspartate kinase, which produces MVTVMKFGGTSVGNGERIRNVAKIVVNKTNEDKDVVVVTSAMTQVTNSLVEISAQALDVRDIAKINNFIEDLRRKHEIAIEQAIENHDIRVEVSKTIQSSINDLEKVLVGVSYLGELTPKSKDFILSFGERLSAPILSGAIRDMGKHSLFLAGRDAGIITDDTFTCAKILRLDVADKIEPLLKDGFIPVVTGFVAGTEEGHITTLGRGGSDYSAALVGRGLMANMVEIWTDVSGVLSADPRMVENVKKIPKMSYIEAMELAYFGAKVLHPRTMEPVMEKKIPLRIKNTFEPENEGTLITDSSETSNGVIKAITTIKDVILINIFGGGMVGVSGTAARIFNVLGKSNANVILITQGSSETNISIVIYDGELEAKKCVRELRSEFGECHLIKDISFDKDVCVVSVVGSGMKGAKGIAGKLFDAVAESGANIKMIAQGSSETNISFVINEDKLEPCLKNLHKTFVEDDINF; this is translated from the coding sequence TTGGTTACAGTGATGAAATTTGGTGGAACATCGGTTGGTAATGGCGAAAGGATAAGGAATGTTGCGAAAATCGTCGTAAACAAGACAAATGAAGATAAAGATGTCGTAGTTGTAACCTCTGCAATGACACAAGTTACTAATTCGCTTGTAGAAATCTCTGCTCAAGCACTTGATGTACGAGATATCGCAAAAATAAACAACTTTATCGAAGATTTAAGGCGAAAACACGAAATTGCAATAGAACAGGCAATTGAAAATCACGATATACGAGTGGAAGTTTCAAAAACGATTCAAAGTTCAATAAACGATTTAGAAAAAGTACTTGTCGGAGTTTCATACCTTGGCGAATTAACTCCAAAATCAAAAGACTTCATTCTTTCATTTGGTGAAAGGCTTTCAGCTCCGATTTTAAGTGGTGCAATAAGAGATATGGGAAAACATTCTCTTTTCCTTGCAGGAAGGGATGCAGGAATTATTACTGATGATACATTCACTTGCGCGAAAATTTTAAGACTTGACGTTGCTGATAAAATCGAACCTTTATTAAAAGATGGATTTATCCCTGTTGTTACAGGTTTTGTTGCTGGAACTGAGGAAGGCCACATTACAACCCTTGGAAGGGGGGGAAGTGACTATTCAGCAGCATTAGTTGGTCGCGGATTAATGGCGAATATGGTTGAAATCTGGACTGATGTTAGCGGTGTTTTGTCAGCAGACCCGAGAATGGTTGAAAATGTAAAAAAGATTCCAAAAATGTCCTACATTGAAGCAATGGAACTTGCATACTTTGGTGCGAAAGTTCTTCATCCAAGAACAATGGAGCCCGTAATGGAGAAAAAAATACCTTTAAGAATTAAAAACACGTTCGAACCAGAAAACGAAGGAACATTAATTACAGATTCCTCAGAAACAAGCAACGGTGTCATAAAGGCAATAACTACTATCAAAGACGTAATTTTAATTAACATATTTGGTGGTGGAATGGTTGGAGTAAGTGGGACTGCTGCAAGAATCTTCAACGTTCTTGGAAAATCAAATGCAAACGTAATTTTGATTACACAAGGATCGTCTGAAACAAACATTTCGATTGTAATTTATGACGGCGAACTTGAAGCTAAAAAATGCGTTAGAGAATTAAGGTCCGAGTTTGGAGAATGCCACCTTATAAAAGATATATCATTTGACAAGGATGTCTGTGTTGTTTCAGTTGTAGGTTCTGGAATGAAAGGTGCAAAAGGAATCGCAGGAAAATTGTTTGATGCAGTTGCAGAAAGCGGCGCAAACATAAAAATGATTGCACAAGGTTCATCTGAGACAAACATCTCATTTGTAATCAACGAAGACAAACTAGAACCATGTTTAAAGAATCTTCACAAAACATTTGTTGAAGATGATATAAACTTTTAA